The genome window AGGTACTTTAGGTTTTTATGCTAATATAGTCAAAAGTGCTTATGTGGTGAGAAAGTGCTTTTAGCCAGAAGCAGTATCAGACACTAACCCAGAATAGCAAAACCCAATTCTACCATAACCCACATTGCCAATTTCCGCAATTCCATCGAATTCAACACTTCCCTCCAAAACCCACAACCACAAAAAGCAGCTTTTAACAAAATCACTAAAAACTCACCTGCTTCTCAGCCTCTGCAACCATGGCAGCCGAAATATCAGCAGCCGTGACAACGGCCCCTCCCTTCGCCAGCGGAATGGCCAAGCACCCGGTCCCACACCCGGCGTCGCACACAGAGACCCCCTGAAGTGGGCCCTCATCGGTCAACATCTTCATCACATTCTCAACGGTCTTGGAGTGGCCGAGCCTGATGTCCCTCTGAACCCTGTTGACGTCATCCGTCTCTCCGTATATCTTCTTCCACCGCTCGAACCCGGACTTGTTGAAGTAGTCCTTCACGACCTCCTTGTCGCCGCCGCCGACCTCCTCGGCCTGGAGGCGGCGCCTGTTTTCCGGGTCGGATAAGGAGAGCGCGGCGGCGAGGGCGGCCACCGAGCCGCCGCCAATGGCGGCGATAGTAGCGCTGTCGACGTCGGCGGGTGGGAGGGCGAAGAGGGGCTTGACGGTGGTGGTGCGGGCAGGGGGTTTTAGGGTGGTGGATTTTGTGGGCTTTGGGGAGAATATGGGCCTGGGATTGGGGTTGGGGAAGTGGAGTGGCAAAGATAGCGAGGCGGAGGacgccattttttttttgtttttttttttggttttcttctctctccgACCGGCGAGAGGGAGAGTGGGAGTGTAACTGTGTCTGCGTGTCCGTTGGTTAGTTGATGAGCTTATCCTCCATATGATAAGAGACATCATGCTTCCCGATTCCCGCGGGCCCCACTTTGTTGGGCTGTGTTTGGTTTGGGAATAATTTTCGATTGCGTCCCGTCGTGCCACGTTACTCGTACGCTCGATAGTTTAAAATACATATACGAAATCCCTTTGCATTCGAAAGAATGGTGATAATATTAGAGAAACCGTATTTTATAGTTCACATGTAAATCATTTTTTAGGAATCTTAATACAAGTAGGTCCCAATTTTATTATACAGGTAATTCACACATGGTATTCTTAACATGTTGACATAGCGGAAGTGATGAGTTTAGAGATTACGAACGATCATCCTTAGATAGAACTCTAGAATACCAGAGGTTGTGAGAGACCCTCATTTtctgaaatttttattgaatgaAAAGGTTGCTCAATACAAGGCCTAAGAACATATTATAAAGGCTTGctcaagaaaaataaatggCAGGTAATAAAATCCTTCAAATTCCAAAAGACAAACTATAAAGAACATAAAACCCTTGAAAAATAAAGAACCTCATTTGTTAGGAACttgcagttttgacgaatttctgCGAAGATGGTTCAAGGCACATTTGTGGGAGAATTGCATTAACTGATTTTTGCGACAAGTGGCTAGAAAGGAccactgtggatgcaaatttcttcctccttgatcttggacaaaattgcacctacaaaacaactaatacctttggttaaggccaaaagcctcatgcacctatgatgaatggggggctttggccgaagaacctcttatgccaaagttataatttagagagaaatgtgtttagagagttttttggAGTTTTAAAAGAGTGTTGGAACTagctttttagagaaaatggagtcCTATTTATAGAACATGACCGGCCCTTGGGTATTTTTGGGGGTGTAATGGatgatttaattggtgattaatggattaattaggaattaatccattaattagccaattaacctcCACTTAAATGGAATGTTATGTAGGTtatacaataattaattaagattaggATGGATGAGAatatctttgaatttgttacctattttggacacttttgacttgattgacagatgattgtccgctgctcgcgcgtaattcaagggtatttttgtcctcttttacccaaaaattcatgtttcgccttgtgattatttttggctccacaaatgcccccacacctgttgagctgctcgca of Malus sylvestris chromosome 6, drMalSylv7.2, whole genome shotgun sequence contains these proteins:
- the LOC126627319 gene encoding magnesium protoporphyrin IX methyltransferase, chloroplastic-like, with the protein product MASSASLSLPLHFPNPNPRPIFSPKPTKSTTLKPPARTTTVKPLFALPPADVDSATIAAIGGGSVAALAAALSLSDPENRRRLQAEEVGGGDKEVVKDYFNKSGFERWKKIYGETDDVNRVQRDIRLGHSKTVENVMKMLTDEGPLQGVSVCDAGCGTGCLAIPLAKGGAVVTAADISAAMVAEAEKQAKEQLKLSNGFSAGPVLPKFVVKDLESLDGKYDTVVCLDVLIHYPQSKADGMIAHLASLAENRLLISFAPKTLYYDVLKRIGELFPGPSKATRAYLHSEADVERALKKVGWRIRKRGLTTTQFYFSRLVEAVPAN